In Candidatus Manganitrophus morganii, the genomic window GTTTTCCCGGAGGCATGAAGCTGCATCAGAAGCTTGTAAATCTCTTTCGTCATTTCAAAATCAAGGCCGGAGGTCGGCTCGTCGAAAAGGAGCACCGGCGGATCGGGTAAAAGGGAGCGCCCGATGCTGACCCGTTGCTTGAGCCCCCTCGACAGTTCCGCGACTTTATGCCGACGGAAGGAGCGCAAATTAAATTCCTTCAACGTTTCGTCGATGCGTGAAAAGGGAATTTGAAAAAGCCGGGCAAAGAGTTTGAGATTGTATTCGACGGAAAAGAGATCGAAGAGGTTCGGCGTCTCCGGGACAAAACCGATTGTTCTGGCCAACGCCCGCCTGTTTTTCAGATCGACTCCGTTCACCAAGACATGCCCGCTATCGGGGACAATCCAGTTGGCCAAGATTTTCAAAAGAGTCGATTTGCCGGCGCCGTTGTGGCCGACCACCGCAATAAGCTCCCCCTTTTCTACGCTAAAGCTGGCGGCGTGAAGCCCCTTTTCGCTATGATAGATCTTTTTCAGCTGGTGCGCCTCAATCTGCATCGAATCTTCCCCGGGGGTGCCTTCGATTTATTTCCTTTTATT contains:
- a CDS encoding ABC transporter ATP-binding protein: MQIEAHQLKKIYHSEKGLHAASFSVEKGELIAVVGHNGAGKSTLLKILANWIVPDSGHVLVNGVDLKNRRALARTIGFVPETPNLFDLFSVEYNLKLFARLFQIPFSRIDETLKEFNLRSFRRHKVAELSRGLKQRVSIGRSLLPDPPVLLFDEPTSGLDFEMTKEIYKLLMQLHASGKTILFTSHRPEEIQTLATRIMVLHQGGVVFDGSPQKYFQSNIHQNLYA